A single region of the Syngnathoides biaculeatus isolate LvHL_M chromosome 17, ASM1980259v1, whole genome shotgun sequence genome encodes:
- the apc gene encoding adenomatous polyposis coli protein isoform X2, whose translation MPGEAASRGVAPPSVSLLEASEAPDWPALRPAAARVGRGGGADGGDSDGVRGRRNKMAAGASYDQLLRQVEVLKMENSNLRQELQDNSNHLTKLETEASNMKEVLKQLQGTIEEDSEEASGSQLELIVRLKEMSLDPAAFKARQRPPAPPSSSSGGAAGGSSGASASRRGPPSVSRDGHERCLDELEKERALLLAELEKEEKEKGWYYAQLLNLTKRIDSLPLSENFTLQTDMSRRQLEFEARQIHAAMEQQLGSRQEMEKRAEARTSRIHHIEKEIVTLGARLQVEASQGSNESSGALAPSQNPPPRLDQEPATETAYSVPRRVTSHLGTKVEMVYSLLSMLGTHDKDDMSRTLLAMSSSQDSCIAMRQSGCLPLLIQLLHGNDKDSLLLGNSRGSKEARARASAALHNIVHSQPDDKRGRREIRVLHLLEQVRHYCEDCWSWQENHERGVDQEDNPMPSPVDHQICPAVCVLMKLSFDEEHRHAMNELGGLQAVAELLQVDCEMLGLSGDHYSVTLRRYAGMALTNLTFGDVANKATLCSMKGCMRAMVTQLKSESEDLQQVIASVLRNLSWRADVNSKKTLREVGSVRALMGCALDVQKESTLKSVLSALWNLSAHCTENKADICSVDGALAFLVGTLTHRSHTNTLAIIESGGGILRNVSSLIATNEAYRHVLRERSCLPTLLQHLKSHSLTIVSNACGTLWNLSARDAKDQEALWELGAVGMLRNLIHSRHKMIAMGSAAALRNLMANRPARYKDASVVSPGAGAPSLHARKQKALFKELDAQQLSETFDNIDNLSPKAAHRKGRSCNGGGGGAANAARSYANTPVLSSPKNADGSKRSADDAAYTRPVFGASVRASSDSLNSVTSVDGYGNRGKTKPSSEPLYSSDDSGANRCCVYRKYPADLAHKIRSVNHMADDDGAEVDTPINYSLKYSDEQLNSGRQSPSHRGRTETDNEDEQADGLRMRSDGAASATANGRVPPPPASCYVVAPASNYGGDAVPEQPIDYSLKYGEISRKPLFEVEDSAENALPPPPAGKPHPPHLPPKGQQESTQTYCVEDTPICFSGGSSLSSLSPEEEEEDANVVARKRQGAEDEQQQQRRRRRRQHKAVESQTAAANAPAVRGRRGQAHAHHHHHHHHHHHQAAAGAGTPKSPPEQPYAQETPLMFSRCTSVSSLDSFSTSSIASSVRSSEPCSGMPSGVISPSDLPDSPGQTMPPSRAKTPPPEALPPPPADSAEEEKAVKKEVDEIGGDVLLHFATESTPHGFSYASSLSALSLDEPFITAEMKMEDGGGGGGDEVREEGGPSRQMLQESDDDDDDDDDTQILEACIIMAMPKSSRKPKKQQQQQPGKASQLPVYKLLPPQRKESLMTEEVPRVYCVEGTPLNFSTATSLSDLTIDSPPNEEAPAAAAAPASPLARRTGPPEGENGDDILAECISAAMPKAKPKKPIRASSGGELVQPPPPPAPPLLTPQQHKKPPGPAGRPLSAAPLKPTSPVKPTQRAASAKVKPGFTFDTPHHYTPIEGTPCCFSRNDSLSSLDFDDDDDKDEDGKRDEDGKRHERDKKAAPVANPPAMDEKQKFAIEDTPVCFSRNSSLSSLSDIDQENNNNEFAAAPPRRRERSDDGDRPAPLPPTRADAKARLCSYAPKAFHVEDTPVCFSRNSSLSSLSIDSEDDLLQECISSAMPKKKKKNAGVALPAAAASPRPAPKDEDGILAEEEPSEAPRSPASPDSESFDWKAIQEGANSIVSSLNAAAASSLSRQGSSDSDSVLSLKSVGSPFRLQPPTGNAPEETAGSKRGGAKVVKPSAGDKKKDGDEEGEELKVVKGRKKVYRSLITGKPRAELAARGRSKPRAAAAAKAPGSGGGSSRDSTPSRSSHKGGRPSQLPRTVSPGKTAANRKTAAANVPKQEKAEPEKPALVRQSTFIKEAPSPTLKRKLEESTTAPCPPDGATSRRQDSVRSQSESPSRPQDAAAAPSRLSRTGTWKRESKHSSSLPRVGTWKRTGSSSSVLSASSESSEKGRSEEEAGVRSKGTWRRAKSAGVGDSFRAEEVWVRLEDCPVNNPRSSSSSRSPNAPPVIPVPAPSKIPSSSSSSSSSSNLNLNLRRSCDTLDEKPPPPHRLQQRSGAVAARVSPFNYTPSPRKSNPDCTASAVVVAAAAAATSARPSLIPTPVTKKREPKGGEGGGGGGGGGGGGGGGERSSYIVTSV comes from the exons ATGCCGGGAGAAGCGGCGAGTAGGGGAGTAGCCCCTCCCTCCGTCTCCCTCCTCGAGGCGAGCGAGGCTCCCGATTGGCCGGCGCTGCGCCCAGCTGCCGCTCGTGTCGGACGCGGCGGAGGAGCCGACGGAGGCGACAGCGATGGG GTCAGAGGGCGGCGGAACAAGATGGCGGCGGGGGCATCGTACGACCAGCTGCTGAGGCAGGTGGAGGTTCTGAAGATGGAGAACTCCAACCTGCGACAGGAGCTGCAAGACAACTCCAACCACCTGACCAAACTGGAGACCGAGGCCTCCAACATGAAG GAAGTGCTGAAGCAGCTTCAGGGCACCATAGAAGAAGACTCTgaggaggcgtccggatcacaGCTGGAACTCATCGTGAGACTGAAAG AGATGAGCCTGGACCCTGCCGCGTTTAAGGCCAGGCAGCGGCCCCCGGCGCCGCCCTCCTCCTCGTCCGGCGGAGCGGCCGGAGGTTCTTCCGGCGCGTCGGCGTCCCGGCGAGGCCCGCCGTCCGTGTCCAGAGACGGCCACGAGCGCTGTCTGGACGAGCTGGAGAAGGAGAG AGCTCTCCTATTGGCCGAGCTGGAGAAGGAGGAAAAGGAGAAAGGCTGGTACTACGCCCAACTTCTCAATCTGACCAAGAGGATCGACAGTCTGCCTCTCAGCGAAAAT TTCACGCTGCAGACGGACATGAGTCGTCGTCAGCTGGAGTTTGAGGCCCGTCAGATCCACGCCGCCATGGAGCAGCAGCTGGGTTCCCGTCAGGAAATGGAGAAGCGAGCCGAG GCCCGCACGTCTCGTATTCATCACATCGAGAAGGAAATCGTCACGCTGGGAGCTCGACTGCAG GTGGAAGCGTCTCAGGGTTCCAACGAGAGCAGCGGCGCTCTGGCGCCGTCCCAG AATCCCCCCCCTCGATTGGACCAGGAGCCGGCCACCGAGACCGCCTACTCTGTGCCTCGACGAGTCACCAGCCACCTTGGAACAAAG GTGGAGATGGTGTACAGCCTTCTGTCCATGCTGGGCACCCACGACAAGGACGACATGTCGCGCACGCTGCTCGCCATGTCCAGCTCGCAGGACTCGTGCATCGCCATGCGCCAGTCGGGCTGCCTGCCGCTTCTCATCCAGCTGCTGCACGGCAACGACAAGGACTCGCTGTTGCTAG GTAACTCCCGCGGCAGCAAGGAGGCTCGCGCCCGCGCCTCGGCCGCGCTGCACAACATCGTGCACAGTCAGCCCGACGACAAACGGGGGCGGCGGGAGATCCGGGTGCTCCACCTGCTGGAGCAGGTGCGGCATTACTGCGAGGACTGTTGGAGCTGGCAGGAGAACCACGAGAGGGGCGTGGACCAGGAGGACAATCCCA TGCCCTCGCCGGTCGACCATCAGATCTGTCCCGCCGTCTGCGTGCTGATGAAGCTTTCCTTCGACGAGGAACACCGCCACGCCATGAACGAGCTCG GTGGTCTGCAGGCGGTGGCGGAGCTGCTTCAAGTAGACTGTGAGATGTTGGGACTGAGCGGCGACCACTACAGCGTCACGCTGCGCCGATACGCCGGCATGGCGCTCACCAACCTGACGTTCGGAGACGTGGCCAACAAG GCCACGCTGTGTTCCATGAAGGGCTGCATGCGCGCCATGGTCACCCAACTCAAGTCTGAAAGCGAAGACCTGCAACAG GTGATCGCCAGCGTATTGAGGAACTTGTCGTGGCGAGCGGACGTCAACAGCAAGAAGACGCTGCGGGAGGTGGGCAGCGTGCGGGCGCTCATGGGATGTGCCCTGGACGTCCAGAAG GAATCCACGCTGAAATCTGTACTGAGCGCGCTCTGGAACCTGTCGGCGCACTGCACGGAGAACAAGGCCGACATCTGCTCGGTGGACGGGGCGCTGGCCTTCCTGGTCGGGACGCTGACGCATCGCAGCCACACAAACACGTTGGCCATCATCGAAAGCGGCGGGGGCATCCTGAGGAACGTCTCCAGCCTCATCGCCACCAACGAGGCGTACAG ACACGTCCTGCGGGAGCGCAGCTGCTTGCCCACCCTGCTGCAGCACCTCAAGTCTCACAGCCTGACCATCGTGTCCAACGCCTGCGGAACCCTCTGGAACCTGTCGGCGCGCGACGCCAAGGATCAGGAGGCCTTGTGGGAACTGGGCGCCGTGGGAATGCTGCGGAACCTCATCCATTCCCGTCACAAAATGATCGCCATGGGCAGCGCCGCCGCCCTGCGGAACCTGATGGCCAACCGGCCGGCTCGCTACAAGGACGCCAGCGTGGTTTCGCCCGGGGCGGGGGCCCCCTCGCTGCACGCCCGCAAACAGAAAGCGCTATTCAAGGAGTTAGACGCCCAACAGTTGTCGGAGACCTTCGACAACATCGACAATCTGAGCCCCAAGGCGGCGCACAGGAAGGGGAGGAGCTgcaacggcggcggcgggggagcGGCCAACGCCGCCCGCTCCTACGCCAACACGCCGGTTCTGTCCAGTCCCAAAAACGCAGACGGGTCCAAGCGAAGCGCCGACGACGCGGCGTACACCCGGCCCGTTTTCGGCGCCAGCGTGCGAGCGTCCAGCGACAGTCTCAACAGCGTCACCAGCGTCGACGGCTACGGGAACCGTGGCAAAACTAAACCGTCATCGGAACCGCTCTACTCCTCAGACGACAGCGGCGCCAACAGATGCTGCGTCTACAGGAAGTACCCGGCTGACCTGGCGCACAAGATTCGCAGCGTCAACCACATGGCGGATGACGACGGCGCCGAGGTGGACACGCCCATAAACTACAGCCTCAAGTACTCGGACGAGCAGCTGAATTCTGGGAGACAGAGTCCGAGCCACCGTGGCAGGACCGAGACCGACAACGAAGACGAGCAGGCCGACGGTCTGCGGATGAGGAGCGACGGCGCCGCCTCCGCGACGGCCAACGGCCGCGTGCCGCCCCCGCCGGCTTCTTGCTACGTCGTCGCGCCGGCGTCCAACTACGGCGGCGACGCGGTCCCCGAGCAGCCCATCGACTACAGCCTGAAATACGGCGAGATTTCACGGAAGCCTCTCTTCGAGGTGGAAGACTCGGCGGAAAACGCCCTCCCTCCGCCCCCGGCGGGCAAGCCCCACCCGCCTCACCTCCCACCCAAGGGTCAGCAGGAGTCGACGCAGACCTACTGCGTGGAGGACACGCCCATCTGCTTCTCTGGAGGAAGCTCGCTGTCGTCGCTGTCgcccgaggaagaggaggaggacgccAACGTGGTGGCGAGGAAGAGGCAGGGCGCCGAGgacgagcagcagcagcagcggcggcggcggcggcggcagcacaAGGCGGTGGAAAGCCAGACGGCCGCGGCCAACGCCCCTGCCGTACGAGGACGTCGCGGCCAAGCCCacgcccaccaccaccaccaccaccaccaccaccaccatcaagCGGCGGCGGGCGCCGGGACCCCGAAGAGCCCGCCGGAGCAGCCGTACGCTCAGGAGACGCCGCTGATGTTCAGCCGCTGCACGTCTGTAAGCTCCCTGGATAGCTTCTCCACGTCCTCCATCGCCAGCTCGGTGCGCTCCAGTGAGCCGTGCAGCGGGATGCCGAGCGGCGTGATCAGCCCCAGCGACCTGCCCGACAGCCCCGGCCAGACCATGCCCCCGAGCCGCGCCAAGACACCCCCGCCGGAGGCGCTGCCGCCGCCTCCCGCCGACAGCGCCGAGGAAGAGAAGGCGGTCAAGAAGGAGGTGGACGAGATCGGCGGAGACGTCCTGCTGCACTTCGCCACAGAGAGCACGCCGCACGGCTTCTCCTACGCCTCCAGTTTAAGCGCGCTCAGCCTGGACGAGCCCTTCATCacggcggaaatgaagatggaggacggcggcggcggcggcggcgacgaggTCCGCGAGGAGGGCGGGCCGTCGCGACAGATGCTGCAGGAGtcagacgacgacgacgacgacgacgacgatacTCAGATCTTGGAAGCGTGCATCATCATGGCCATGCCCAAGTCGTCACGGAAACCAAAGaagcaacagcagcaacaaccAGGCAAAGCCAGCCAGCTTCCTGTCTACAAGCTCCTCCCCCCACAGAGGAAGGAGTCGCTGATGACGGAGGAGGTTCCGCGTGTCTACTGCGTGGAGGGGACTCCGCTCAACTTTTCAACCGCCACGTCGCTCAGCGACCTCACCATCGACTCTCCGCCCAACGAGGAGGcccctgccgccgccgccgcgcccgCGTCCCCCCTGGCGCGTCGCACCGGACCTCCAGAGGGCGAGAACGGTGACGACATCCTGGCCGAGTGCATCAGTGCCGCCATGCCCAAAGCGAAACCCAAGAAGCCCATCAGAGCGTCCTCCGGCGGTGAGCTAGTccaacccccccctcctccgGCCCCGCCCCTTCTAACTCCCCAGCAGCACAAGAAGCCCCCCGGTCCGGCCGGACGCCCCCTGTCCGCCGCGCCGCTGAAGCCCACGTCGCCGGTGAAGCCCACCCAGCGCGCCGCGTCGGCCAAGGTCAAGCCGGGCTTCACCTTCGACACGCCGCACCACTACACGCCGATCGAGGGCACGCCGTGCTGCTTCTCCCGCAACGACTCGCTCAGCTCGCTCGActtcgacgacgacgacgacaaggaCGAGGACGGCAAACGCGACGAAGACGGGAAGCGGCACGAGCGGGACAAAAAAGCGGCGCCCGTCGCAAACCCTCCTGCCATGGACGAGAAGCAAAAGTTCGCCATTGAGGACACGCCCGTCTGCTTCTCCAGGAACTCCTCCCTCAGTTCTTTGAGTGACATCGAccaggaaaacaacaacaacgagttCGCCGCCGCCCCCCCGCGGCGGCGAGAGCGATCCGATgacggcgaccggcccgcgccGCTTCCTCCGACGCGGGCGGACGCCAAAGCGCGCCTGTGCAGCTACGCGCCCAAAGCCTTCCACGTCGAGGACACGCCCGTCTGCTTCTCCAGGAACTCGTCGCTCAGCTCGCTCAGCATCGACTCCGAAGACGACCTCCTGCAGGAATGCATCAGCTCCGCCAtgcccaagaagaagaaaaagaacgcCGGCGTGGCCcttcccgccgccgccgcgtcgcCGCGCCCCGCGCCCAAAGACGAGGACGGGATTCTAGCCGAAGAGGAGCCTTCGGAGGCCCCGCGAAGTCCCGCCTCCCCCGACTCGGAATCCTTCGATTGGAAGGCCATTCAAGAAGGCGCCAACTCCATTGTCAGCAGCCtcaacgccgccgccgcctcgtcGCTCTCCCGCCAAGGGTCGTCAGACTCGGACTCTGTGCTGTCCCTCAAATCCGTGGGCTCGCCGTTCCGCCTGCAGCCGCCTACCGGTAACGCTCCCGAGGAGACGGCGGGCTCCAAGCGAGGCGGCGCCAAGGTGGTCAAACCGTCTGCGGGTGACAAAAAGAAGGACGGAgatgaggagggggaggagctgAAGGTGGTGAAGGGCAGGAAGAAGGTCTACCGGAGTCTGATCACAGGCAAGCCCAGGGCGGAGCTCGCCGCCAGGGGGCGGAGCAAACCCAGAGCGGCCGCCGCGGCAAAAGCGCCGGGAAGCGGCGGCGGCTCGTCGCGCGATTCCACGCCGTCGCGCTCCTCTCATAAAGGAGGGAGACCCTCGCAGTTGCCGCGGACGGTGTCGCCGGGTAAGACGGCGGCCAACCGCAAAACGGCCGCGGCCAACGTCCCAAAGCAGGAGAAAGCGGAACCTGAAAAGCCCGCACTTGTGCGCCAGTCCACTTTCATCAAGGAGGCGCCCAGTCCCACGCTCAAGAGGAAGCTGGAAGAGTCCACCACAGCTCCCTGTCCGCCGGACGGCGCAACCTCCAGGAGGCAAGACAGCGTCCGCTCACAATCCGAGAGCCCGTCGCGCCCTCaagacgccgccgccgcgcctTCGCGCTTGAGTCGCACGGGAACCTGGAAGCGCGAGAGCAAACATTCCAGCTCGTTGCCTCGCGTGGGAACCTGGAAGCGAACCGGAAGCTCCTCCTCGGTCCTCTCGGCCTCTTCGGAGTCCAGCGAGAAGGGGCGGAGCGAGGAGGAAGCCGGCGTTCGTTCCAAAGGAACGTGGCGGCGAGCCAAAAGCGCCGGCGTGGGAGACTCCTTCCGCGCTGAGGAAGTCTGGGTGCGTCTGGAGGATTGCCCCGTCAACAACCCgcgctcgtcgtcgtcgtcgcgctCGCCCAACGCGCCGCCGGTCATCCCCGTCCCCGCCCCCTCCAAaatcccctcctcctcctcctcctcgtcctcgtcctccaacCTCAACCTCAACCTACGGCGCAGCTGCGACACCTTGGATGAGAAACCGCCGCCGCCCCATCGCCTTCAACAGCGTAGCGGTGCCGTCGCCGCCAGGGTCAGCCCCTTCAACTACACGCCCAGTCCCAGGAAGAGCAACCCCGACTGCACCGCCTCggccgtcgtcgtcgccgccgccgccgccgcgacaTCCGCGCGGCCCTCGCTCATTCCTACCCCCGTCACGAAGAAGCGGGAGCCCAAAGGCggcgaaggaggaggaggaggaggaggaggaggaggcggcggcgggggcggcgagCGCAGCTCTTACATCGTCACGTCTGTGTAA